One region of Candidatus Polarisedimenticolia bacterium genomic DNA includes:
- a CDS encoding DUF5655 domain-containing protein, with product MENERHLKVAVKAADGEGSHRPLWTCPKCGARLVTRNLWHSCGRFKLEDLFAKASPGALGLARKSVALLESLGDVQVIPQKTRLVCVARVRFGGLVPHKDGLRISFALRRWLRSRRIVKTEDFGPRWRIHVVGIRSQRDLDAELKSWLQESHDTVGVQSDFLRAPSRAAKPRRRQQE from the coding sequence ATGGAGAACGAGAGGCACCTGAAGGTGGCTGTGAAAGCAGCGGACGGCGAAGGGAGTCATCGACCCCTATGGACATGCCCGAAGTGCGGGGCGCGCCTGGTCACTCGCAACCTGTGGCATTCGTGCGGCCGGTTCAAGCTCGAGGACCTGTTCGCCAAGGCCTCCCCAGGCGCCCTCGGCCTGGCGAGGAAATCGGTGGCGCTCCTCGAGTCGCTCGGCGATGTCCAGGTCATTCCTCAGAAGACGCGGCTGGTCTGCGTTGCACGCGTCCGCTTCGGCGGGCTGGTTCCGCACAAAGATGGTCTGAGGATCAGCTTCGCGCTCAGGCGCTGGTTGCGCAGCCGCCGCATCGTCAAGACCGAGGACTTTGGGCCTCGATGGCGAATCCACGTCGTCGGAATACGATCTCAGAGAGACCTCGACGCGGAGCTGAAGTCCTGGCTCCAGGAGTCTCACGATACGGTCGGCGTCCAGAGCGACTTCTTGAGAGCGCCCTCACGAGCCGCGAAGCCGCGCCGCCGCCAGCAAGAATAA